The following are encoded together in the Adhaeribacter arboris genome:
- a CDS encoding putative LPS assembly protein LptD: protein MRLFLILLVSLTGWVSAWAQQTPSRTTTPQTPEITIDTASIKQDSIKGDITTTIKYTAKDSIVLNVQNKLVNMYNDANIEYGTMSLKAHTTQLDYKTNLVNAIGTKDSTGKAMGTPVFKDDAEAYEAEQITYNFKTKKGKIRNVVTRQGEGFLHAEVVKKTQGDAMYGINSKYTTCDLPHPHFYINSSKMKAIPGKKIFTGPFNLVFGDIPTPLGFLFGYFPTPKKRSSGLIIPTFGEARQRGFYLRNGGYYFVLNENIDMRLTGDIYSLGSYGAQLQSMYLKRYRYRGNVSMSFSANKNPTTAANEATLGPGNFNRVEPKSFWISASHTPTTLRPGGKWSASVNAGTQFYNRQNRYDNPALALNNTFSSSVQYQFAKPTSPVTFTTSALHNMNTSTGVHNFTLPDASFTVNRQTPLRWFKETGTGTWFDDIAISYSGNVRNLISTQLNRSSLSGASNLVGGIPSDTILKLNGKNFRRILANADYGIQHSLPISMNSIRVFKYFQLSPGLSYNETWFFKKFNYNYVKDLNAVKIDTTKGFYRAYSYSASASMSTRIYGTYIIKGKKIEAIRHLMTPNISYSYNPDFSNKYTQAIQVGRPDIENNIPIYYLPIYRNLYGAPTTLRQSNMNFSLTNNVEMKVKSKSDTASTFEKVSLIDNLGLTSGYNFAADSFALQNINIQFRTLLFKKLNLFSNAVFDPYQITTTGRRINKYSLSEGKLARLVNANLNMSLELNPEALNKQQQSKEAPRTNSPSLETNQNLVAEYVDFKIPWTLSLTFTGSYFNNPQPSIKDQISKSLQVDGSVNLTEKWKITYSSGYDFQFKQMTYTSLNIYRDLHCWEMSISWVPFGQYQSYSININARSSILRDLKLSRNRGINWR from the coding sequence TTGCGGCTATTCTTAATCTTACTGGTTTCTTTAACCGGGTGGGTGAGCGCCTGGGCGCAACAAACGCCGAGCCGGACAACCACACCTCAAACCCCGGAAATTACTATTGATACAGCTTCTATAAAACAAGATTCCATTAAAGGCGATATTACTACTACCATTAAATATACCGCTAAGGACTCTATCGTTTTAAACGTACAAAACAAGTTGGTTAATATGTACAACGATGCCAATATTGAATATGGCACCATGTCGTTAAAGGCGCATACCACCCAACTGGACTACAAAACCAACTTAGTAAATGCTATTGGCACCAAGGACTCTACGGGTAAAGCAATGGGGACACCGGTTTTTAAAGATGATGCCGAAGCGTATGAGGCCGAACAGATTACCTATAATTTTAAAACTAAAAAAGGTAAAATCCGCAATGTAGTTACTCGGCAAGGCGAAGGCTTTCTGCACGCCGAAGTAGTAAAAAAGACCCAAGGTGATGCCATGTATGGTATAAATTCCAAGTACACTACCTGCGATTTACCGCACCCGCATTTTTACATTAATTCCAGTAAGATGAAAGCTATTCCGGGCAAAAAGATTTTTACCGGACCTTTTAACTTGGTTTTCGGAGATATTCCTACTCCGTTAGGGTTTTTATTTGGTTATTTCCCGACGCCTAAAAAGCGAAGTTCGGGTTTAATTATTCCTACTTTCGGCGAAGCGCGGCAACGCGGCTTTTACCTGCGCAATGGGGGTTACTATTTTGTTTTAAACGAAAACATTGACATGCGTTTAACCGGCGATATTTACTCGCTGGGAAGTTACGGCGCCCAGTTACAATCGATGTACCTGAAGCGTTATAGATACCGCGGCAACGTCAGCATGAGCTTTAGCGCTAATAAAAACCCTACTACCGCGGCTAATGAAGCGACCCTTGGCCCCGGCAACTTTAACCGGGTAGAACCTAAATCTTTCTGGATTAGCGCCAGTCACACGCCCACTACTTTGCGGCCCGGGGGCAAATGGTCGGCGAGTGTAAATGCCGGTACGCAGTTTTACAACCGCCAAAACCGGTACGATAATCCGGCTTTAGCCCTCAATAACACATTTAGCTCCAGTGTACAGTACCAATTTGCGAAACCTACCTCGCCCGTTACTTTTACAACTTCTGCCTTGCACAACATGAATACATCCACGGGAGTGCATAATTTTACCTTGCCAGATGCTAGTTTTACCGTAAACCGCCAAACTCCGCTCCGGTGGTTTAAGGAAACAGGGACCGGTACTTGGTTTGATGATATAGCCATTAGCTACAGCGGTAATGTGCGCAACTTAATTTCCACGCAGTTGAATCGTAGTTCGCTCAGCGGGGCTTCTAATTTGGTGGGAGGTATTCCTTCCGATACTATCTTAAAGCTAAACGGGAAAAATTTCCGTCGTATTCTGGCCAACGCCGATTATGGCATTCAGCATTCGTTACCCATATCCATGAATAGTATCCGGGTATTTAAGTATTTTCAGCTATCACCTGGTTTGAGCTATAATGAAACTTGGTTTTTCAAGAAATTTAATTACAACTACGTTAAAGATTTAAACGCCGTAAAAATAGATACTACCAAAGGTTTTTACCGGGCATATTCTTATTCGGCCAGTGCCAGCATGAGTACGCGTATTTACGGTACGTACATTATTAAAGGAAAAAAAATAGAGGCGATCCGTCATTTAATGACGCCTAACATCAGTTATTCGTATAATCCGGATTTCTCAAATAAATATACTCAGGCTATACAGGTGGGTCGGCCGGATATCGAAAATAATATTCCAATTTATTATTTACCTATTTACCGTAATCTTTATGGCGCTCCCACTACGTTAAGGCAAAGTAACATGAACTTTAGCTTAACGAACAACGTGGAAATGAAGGTAAAAAGTAAATCGGATACCGCCAGCACCTTCGAGAAAGTTAGTTTAATTGATAACCTGGGACTTACTTCCGGTTATAATTTCGCGGCCGATTCGTTTGCCTTGCAAAACATTAATATTCAGTTCCGGACTTTGTTATTTAAAAAATTAAACCTGTTCTCGAATGCTGTATTTGATCCATACCAAATTACTACCACGGGTCGGCGAATAAATAAATACAGTTTAAGCGAAGGTAAATTGGCGCGTCTGGTTAATGCCAACTTAAACATGTCGTTGGAGTTGAACCCGGAAGCACTAAATAAACAACAACAGTCGAAAGAAGCTCCCCGTACCAACTCACCATCGCTGGAAACAAATCAGAACCTGGTAGCGGAGTACGTTGATTTTAAAATTCCCTGGACCTTAAGCTTAACTTTTACGGGTTCTTATTTTAATAATCCTCAGCCTAGCATTAAAGATCAGATTTCTAAATCGCTGCAAGTAGATGGATCGGTTAATTTGACGGAAAAATGGAAAATTACGTACAGCAGTGGTTACGATTTTCAGTTTAAACAAATGACCTATACCAGCTTAAATATTTACCGCGACTTGCATTGCTGGGAAATGAGCATTTCGTGGGTGCCATTTGGTCAATATCAATCTTACTCCATTAATATTAACGCCCGTTCTTCTATTCTGCGCGATTTAAAACTGAGCCGTAACCGGGGCATTAATTGGCGCTAG
- the rffA gene encoding dTDP-4-amino-4,6-dideoxygalactose transaminase, which produces MIPFNKPFLTGQETEYIKQAVASGKISGNGIFTQRCQSFFEERYGFKKTLLTSSGTDALEMAALLLNINPGDEVIVPAYTFVSTANAFVLRGAKVVFADSSAHHPNLNANLLESLITPRTKVIVVVHYAGVACDMPQIMAIADKYNLFVVEDAAHALDSYYIGPDRTKKPLGSLGHLAAFSFHETKNIIAGEGGMLVINEEQFINRAEIIWEKGTNRAAFFRGEMNKYEWVDVGSSFLPSEITAAFLWAQLENLDGIQKRRKAIWGIYQDCLKDIAQSGKLQLPFIPESATNNGFMYYVLCQNTEQRTNIIRHLGQKNILAVFHYLALHKSPFFREKHDGRELPYADLYTDTLLRLPFYYELRDEEIECICHQIKQVLA; this is translated from the coding sequence ATGATTCCGTTTAATAAACCATTTCTGACGGGACAGGAAACTGAATACATAAAGCAGGCTGTAGCTTCGGGCAAAATTTCCGGAAATGGTATTTTTACGCAACGATGCCAATCATTTTTTGAAGAACGCTATGGTTTCAAGAAGACACTCCTGACCTCGTCTGGGACAGATGCCTTAGAAATGGCGGCTCTACTTTTGAATATTAATCCCGGAGACGAAGTAATTGTACCGGCTTATACCTTTGTTTCTACGGCTAATGCTTTTGTACTGCGGGGAGCTAAAGTTGTGTTCGCGGATAGTAGTGCCCACCATCCTAACCTGAATGCCAACCTTCTGGAAAGTTTGATTACGCCGCGCACCAAAGTGATTGTGGTGGTTCATTACGCGGGTGTAGCCTGTGATATGCCGCAAATTATGGCCATTGCCGATAAATATAACTTGTTTGTAGTAGAAGATGCCGCTCATGCTCTGGATAGTTATTATATTGGACCCGATCGTACGAAAAAGCCTTTAGGTAGTTTAGGACATTTGGCGGCATTTAGTTTTCATGAAACAAAAAATATTATTGCCGGCGAAGGCGGAATGCTGGTAATAAACGAGGAACAATTTATTAATCGGGCCGAAATAATTTGGGAGAAGGGTACTAACCGGGCTGCTTTTTTTCGGGGCGAAATGAATAAATACGAATGGGTGGATGTGGGGTCTTCTTTCCTGCCTTCGGAAATAACAGCCGCCTTTTTATGGGCGCAGTTAGAAAATTTAGATGGTATTCAAAAGCGCCGCAAAGCTATTTGGGGCATTTACCAGGATTGCCTGAAAGATATTGCTCAGTCAGGTAAGCTGCAATTGCCTTTTATTCCGGAATCGGCCACGAACAACGGCTTTATGTATTACGTGTTATGCCAGAATACAGAACAGCGGACGAATATTATCCGGCACCTAGGTCAAAAAAATATTTTAGCCGTTTTTCATTATTTAGCTTTACATAAAAGTCCTTTTTTTCGCGAAAAGCACGATGGGAGGGAGCTTCCTTACGCTGACTTATATACCGATACTCTCTTGCGATTACCTTTTTATTATGAACTGCGCGATGAAGAAATTGAATGCATCTGTCATCAGATCAAGCAGGTTTTGGCATAG
- the panB gene encoding 3-methyl-2-oxobutanoate hydroxymethyltransferase produces the protein MSVHKKEVKLITTHQLQAMKERGEKISMLTAYDFSMATILDGAGIDVLLVGDSASNVMAGHTTTLPITLDQMIYHASSVVRGVKRAFVVVDLPFGSYQGNSSEALRSAIRIMKESGAHGIKVEGGGEIKESVVRILSAGVPVMGHLGLTPQSIYKFGTYTVRAKEEQEANKLLEDALLLEEIGCFALVLEKIPSELARKVAEGLRIPVIGIGAGPHVDGQVLVSHDLLGITKEFKPRFLRRYADLHDIMTKAVRNYIHDVKSRDFPTSEEAY, from the coding sequence ATGTCCGTTCATAAAAAAGAAGTTAAATTAATTACCACGCACCAGTTGCAAGCCATGAAGGAGCGCGGCGAAAAGATATCGATGCTTACGGCTTACGACTTTTCGATGGCTACTATTTTGGACGGGGCCGGCATTGACGTCTTGCTGGTCGGGGATTCGGCTTCTAACGTAATGGCTGGCCATACTACTACTTTGCCCATTACTTTAGACCAGATGATTTATCACGCTTCTTCGGTAGTTCGCGGAGTGAAACGGGCATTTGTGGTCGTTGATTTACCGTTTGGCTCTTATCAAGGTAATTCGTCGGAGGCATTGCGTTCCGCTATCCGCATCATGAAGGAATCCGGCGCGCATGGCATCAAGGTAGAAGGCGGCGGTGAAATAAAGGAATCAGTAGTGCGGATTTTAAGCGCCGGCGTACCGGTAATGGGACATCTGGGTTTAACACCGCAATCGATTTATAAATTTGGTACGTACACCGTTAGGGCAAAAGAAGAACAAGAAGCAAATAAGTTATTAGAAGATGCCTTACTGCTTGAGGAAATAGGATGTTTTGCGCTGGTACTCGAAAAAATACCTTCGGAACTGGCCCGCAAAGTAGCCGAAGGTTTACGAATTCCGGTAATTGGAATTGGAGCTGGTCCCCACGTAGATGGTCAGGTACTGGTCTCCCACGATTTATTAGGTATTACCAAGGAATTTAAACCCCGATTTCTCCGCCGCTACGCCGATCTCCACGATATCATGACCAAAGCCGTCCGTAATTACATTCACGACGTAAAATCCCGGGATTTCCCTACCTCGGAGGAAGCGTATTAG
- a CDS encoding RluA family pseudouridine synthase, with amino-acid sequence MAYGLIIMTDFGRLVVYEDNHIIVVNKPAGLLVQGDETGDVPLSELVKHYLKEKYQKTGNVFAGVVHRLDRPVSGVVLLAKTSKALTRLNEMFRSNKIQKTYLAITARQPILEQARLIHWLTKDENRNISKAHTKEVPKSLRAELSYRVIAQTQDYYWLQVNPITGRPHQIRVQLATQKSPIVGDVKYGAPALLPDKSICLHAYSLEFIHPIRQEKMFVRALPPEIPPWSLFKKVLPDALS; translated from the coding sequence ATGGCTTACGGACTAATAATCATGACGGATTTTGGGCGGTTAGTAGTGTACGAAGACAATCATATAATTGTAGTAAACAAGCCGGCTGGTCTATTAGTACAAGGTGACGAAACCGGTGATGTTCCTTTATCGGAACTCGTAAAACATTATTTAAAAGAAAAATACCAGAAAACGGGTAACGTGTTTGCTGGGGTGGTACACCGCCTCGACCGGCCAGTAAGTGGGGTGGTTCTATTAGCCAAAACATCTAAAGCCTTAACCCGATTGAATGAAATGTTCCGAAGTAACAAAATTCAAAAAACTTATTTAGCTATAACTGCTCGCCAGCCCATATTGGAGCAGGCTCGCTTAATCCATTGGCTAACCAAAGACGAAAACCGTAATATTTCTAAAGCCCACACGAAAGAAGTACCCAAGAGCTTACGGGCTGAGTTAAGTTATCGGGTAATTGCCCAAACGCAAGATTATTATTGGCTGCAAGTAAACCCAATAACGGGTCGGCCCCACCAAATAAGAGTGCAGCTAGCTACCCAAAAAAGCCCGATAGTGGGTGATGTAAAATATGGCGCTCCGGCTCTGCTGCCCGATAAAAGTATTTGCCTGCACGCCTATAGCCTGGAATTTATTCATCCTATCCGCCAGGAAAAGATGTTTGTGCGAGCTTTACCACCCGAAATTCCCCCCTGGAGTTTATTTAAAAAGGTATTGCCAGATGCGCTATCCTAA
- a CDS encoding acyl-CoA desaturase, translating into MPILIFFVAHWYLSLFVQTFYLHRYAAHKMFTMNRFWEKFFFFLTYLAQGSSFLSPRAYAILHRMHHAFSDTDKDPHSPHFSNNAFTMMWKTKNIYNNVLHKRVEAEARFEGSYPLWNAIEKLGDTYFSRIGWGTFYVLFYIAFATQWWMYLLLPLHFLMGPIHGAIVNWSGHKYGYQNFDNNDKSRNSLFFDFLTGGELFQNNHHKLPNRVNFGVKWWEIDPTYPVIWALDKLRIIRLKKVRA; encoded by the coding sequence ATGCCCATCCTTATATTTTTTGTTGCGCACTGGTATTTATCCTTATTTGTTCAAACTTTTTACCTGCATCGTTACGCAGCGCATAAAATGTTTACAATGAACCGGTTCTGGGAAAAATTCTTTTTCTTCCTTACCTACTTGGCGCAAGGTTCTTCTTTTTTATCGCCGCGTGCTTATGCTATTTTACACCGCATGCACCATGCCTTTTCCGATACCGATAAAGACCCCCACTCGCCGCATTTTTCGAATAATGCCTTTACAATGATGTGGAAAACCAAAAACATTTATAATAACGTGTTGCACAAACGGGTGGAAGCAGAAGCCCGCTTTGAAGGCAGTTATCCCTTATGGAACGCCATAGAAAAATTGGGTGACACCTATTTTTCGCGGATTGGTTGGGGCACTTTTTACGTATTATTTTACATTGCCTTTGCTACCCAGTGGTGGATGTACTTGTTATTACCTTTGCATTTTTTAATGGGTCCTATTCACGGAGCTATTGTTAACTGGAGCGGCCACAAATATGGTTACCAAAACTTTGATAATAACGACAAATCCCGTAATTCACTGTTCTTCGACTTTTTAACCGGCGGTGAATTGTTTCAGAATAATCATCATAAATTGCCAAACCGCGTTAACTTTGGGGTAAAATGGTGGGAGATTGATCCTACTTATCCGGTTATCTGGGCCTTAGACAAGTTGCGGATTATTCGCTTGAAAAAGGTTCGGGCATAA